From Candidatus Poribacteria bacterium, one genomic window encodes:
- a CDS encoding CRTAC1 family protein, producing the protein MTPFCWAGAEGNILFTEVTEAAGLQFHHVDGRSGQRYFLETVGSGAAFFDYDSDGFVDIYFVNGADLPGFNSPIPPTNRLYRNNADGTFTEVTEQAGVGDTGYGAGCAVADYDNDGDLDLYVTNFGANVLYRNNGDSTFTDVTQHTGVGDNRWSLGCAFADYDNDGFVDLYVTNYIDFHFETHTSCTQKGVATYCPPESFQGAPDILYRNNGDGTFTDVTTVAGVYNEDGKGMGVVFGDYDNDGDADCYIGNDAGENFLYQNRGDGTFTNVGWMAGVEADENGNVQGTMGVDFGDYDNDGLLDLIAINYQQQPNALYRNDNGNFFTDVSFVAGMADSLPYVGWGVDFFDVDNDGDKDLLIANGHLQDTVEKYDDTTTYAQRNHLLINNGRGGFTDESVKAGSALQSRKVSRGIATADYDNDGDLDVLISNANDSPQLLRNDGGNQGNWILIRTIGTRSNRTGIGTRVKIQTDGLTQIDEVRGGSGYLSQNDLRLHFGIGTHKRIDRIEARWPSGIVDIIRDIAPNQIITITEGSAPEQRY; encoded by the coding sequence ATGACCCCATTCTGCTGGGCAGGTGCTGAAGGTAACATTTTATTTACTGAGGTCACAGAGGCAGCAGGACTCCAGTTTCATCACGTTGATGGCAGAAGCGGTCAGAGATACTTTCTGGAAACGGTCGGGTCCGGGGCTGCCTTTTTTGACTATGACAGCGATGGTTTCGTCGATATATATTTTGTTAACGGCGCAGATTTACCCGGCTTTAACTCACCCATACCACCAACCAATCGGCTTTATCGTAACAATGCGGACGGCACCTTTACCGAGGTCACGGAACAGGCAGGCGTTGGAGATACCGGTTACGGTGCAGGTTGCGCTGTCGCGGACTATGACAACGACGGCGATCTGGATTTATATGTGACGAATTTTGGCGCGAATGTGCTTTACCGAAACAATGGCGACAGCACTTTTACCGATGTCACACAGCATACGGGAGTCGGAGATAATCGATGGAGTCTTGGCTGCGCCTTCGCCGATTATGACAATGATGGCTTCGTTGATTTGTATGTCACGAACTACATTGACTTCCACTTTGAAACCCACACCAGCTGCACACAAAAAGGCGTGGCGACCTACTGCCCCCCCGAAAGTTTTCAGGGCGCGCCAGACATCTTATATCGCAATAACGGCGATGGAACGTTCACCGATGTCACCACCGTCGCTGGCGTCTATAATGAAGATGGCAAAGGGATGGGGGTCGTGTTCGGAGACTATGACAACGATGGAGACGCAGATTGTTATATTGGCAACGATGCTGGGGAGAATTTTCTCTATCAGAACAGGGGGGATGGCACATTTACAAACGTCGGCTGGATGGCAGGTGTGGAAGCCGATGAAAACGGGAACGTACAGGGGACGATGGGCGTCGATTTTGGGGATTATGACAATGATGGACTGTTAGATCTCATCGCGATTAACTATCAACAACAGCCCAATGCCCTCTACCGCAACGATAACGGCAACTTTTTCACCGATGTATCGTTTGTAGCCGGTATGGCTGACAGCCTTCCTTATGTTGGCTGGGGGGTCGATTTTTTTGACGTGGATAACGATGGAGATAAAGACCTGTTAATCGCCAACGGTCATCTTCAGGACACAGTCGAAAAATACGACGACACCACGACCTATGCGCAACGCAACCACCTGTTGATTAACAACGGACGCGGGGGCTTCACTGATGAATCGGTGAAAGCCGGAAGTGCGTTGCAATCGCGCAAGGTGAGTCGCGGCATCGCTACGGCGGATTATGATAATGATGGCGACTTAGACGTACTCATCTCCAATGCCAATGACTCTCCCCAACTTCTTCGCAACGATGGTGGAAATCAGGGCAATTGGATTCTGATTCGCACAATTGGGACGCGGAGCAATCGAACAGGCATCGGGACACGGGTGAAAATTCAAACCGACGGCTTGACCCAAATTGATGAAGTACGGGGTGGGTCCGGTTATCTCTCTCAAAATGACCTACGCCTTCATTTCGGAATTGGCACTCATAAACGCATCGACCGTATCGAAGCGAGGTGGCCCAGCGGGATCGTGGACATCATACGAGATATCGCACCGAACCAGATAATCACCATCACGGAAGGCTCTGCCCCAGAGCAGCGCTACTGA